The Cervus elaphus chromosome 22, mCerEla1.1, whole genome shotgun sequence genome has a window encoding:
- the MGAT3 gene encoding beta-1,4-mannosyl-glycoprotein 4-beta-N-acetylglucosaminyltransferase isoform X2, whose translation MKMKRYKLFLMFCMAGLCLISFLHFFKTLSYVTFPRELASLSPNLVSSFFWNNAPVTPQASPEPGSPDLLRTPLYSHSPLLQPLSPSKATEELHRMDFVLPEDTTEYFVRTKAGGVCFKPGTKMLEKPPSGRPEEKMEAGDGASSSSSARGPGRQLLSARERAGGRGGARRKWVECVCLPGWHGPSCGVPTVVQYSNLPTKERLVPREVPRRVINAININHEFDLLDVRFHELGDVVDAFVVCESNFTAYGEPRPLKFREMLTNGTFEYIRHKVLYVFLDHFPLGGRQDGWIADDYLRTFLTQDGVSRLRNLRPDDVFIIDDADEIPARDGVLFLKLYDGWTEPFAFHMRKSLYGFFWKQPGTLEVVSGCTVDMLQTVYGLDGIRLRRRQYYTMPNFRQYENRTGHILVQWSLGSPLHFAGWHCSWCFTPEGIYFKLVSAQNGDFPRWGDYEDKRDLNYIRSLIRTGGWFDGTQQEYPPADPSEHMYAPKYLLKNYNQFRYLLDNPYQEPKSTAAVQGMRMLST comes from the exons ATGAAGATGAAACGCTACAAGCTGTTTCTCATGTTCTGTATGGCCGGCCTGTGTCTCATCTCCTTCCTGCACTTCTTTAAGACCCTGTCCTATGTCACCTTCCCCCGCGAACTGGCCTCTCTCAGCCCTAACCTGGTGTCCAGCTTCTTCTGGAACAATGCCCCGGTCACACCCCAGGCCAGCCCAGAGCCGGGTAGCCCCGACCTGCTGCGGACCCCGCTCTATTCCCACTCACCCCTGCTCCAGCCGCTGTCGCCGAGCAAGGCCACGGAGGAGCTCCACCGGATGGACTTCGTGCTGCCCGAGGACACCACCGAGTACTTCGTCCGCACCAAGGCCGGGGGCGTCTGCTTCAAGCCAGGTACCAAGATGCTGGAGAAACCCCCATCGGGGCGACCAGAGGAGAAGATGGAGGCGGGCGACGGCGCGTCGTCGTCGTCGTCGGCACGGGGCCCGGGCCGGCAGCTGCTGAGCGCCCGGGAGCGAGCAGGGGGCCGCGGCGGTGCGCGGCGCAAGTGGGTGGAGTGCGTGTGCCTCCCGGGCTGGCACGGGCCGAGTTGTGGCGTGCCCACCGTGGTGCAGTACTCCAACCTGCCCACCAAGGAGCGCCTGGTGCCCCGGGAGGTGCCGCGACGGGTCATCAACGCCATCAACATCAACCACGAGTTCGACTTGCTGGACGTGCGCTTCCACGAGCTGGGCGACGTGGTGGACGCCTTCGTGGTGTGCGAGTCCAACTTCACGGCGTACGGGGAGCCGCGGCCGCTCAAGTTCCGCGAGATGCTGACCAACGGCACCTTCGAGTACATCCGGCACAAGGTGCTGTACGTCTTCCTGGACCACTTCCCGCTGGGCGGGCGGCAGGACGGCTGGATCGCCGACGACTACCTGCGCACCTTCTTGACGCAGGACGGCGTGTCGCGGCTGCGCAACCTGCGGCCGGACGACGTCTTCATCATTGACGACGCCGACGAGATCCCCGCGCGCGACGGCGTGCTATTCCTCAAGCTCTACGACGGCTGGACGGAGCCCTTCGCCTTCCACATGCGCAAGTCTCTGTACGGCTTCTTCTGGAAGCAGCCGGGCACCCTGGAGGTGGTGTCGGGCTGCACGGTGGACATGCTGCAGACGGTGTACGGGCTGGACGGCATCCGCCTGCGCCGCCGCCAGTACTACACCATGCCCAACTTCCGCCAGTACGAGAACCGCACGGGCCACATCCTGGTGCAGTGGTCGCTAGGCAGCCCCCTGCACTTCGCCGGCTGGCACTGCTCCTGGTGCTTCACGCCCGAGGGCATCTACTTCAAGCTGGTGTCAGCCCAGAACGGCGACTTCCCCCGCTGGGGCGACTACGAGGACAAGCGGGACCTCAACTACATCCGGAGCCTGATCCGCACGGGGGGCTGGTTCGACGGCACGCAGCAGGAGTACCCACCGGCCGACCCCAGCGAGCACATGTACGCCCCCAAATACCTGCTGAAGAACTACAACCAGTTCCGCTACCTGCTGGACAACCCCTACCAGGAGCCCAAGAGCACAGCGGCCG tCCAAGGAATGAGAATGCTCTCAACCTGA
- the MGAT3 gene encoding beta-1,4-mannosyl-glycoprotein 4-beta-N-acetylglucosaminyltransferase isoform X1: MKMKRYKLFLMFCMAGLCLISFLHFFKTLSYVTFPRELASLSPNLVSSFFWNNAPVTPQASPEPGSPDLLRTPLYSHSPLLQPLSPSKATEELHRMDFVLPEDTTEYFVRTKAGGVCFKPGTKMLEKPPSGRPEEKMEAGDGASSSSSARGPGRQLLSARERAGGRGGARRKWVECVCLPGWHGPSCGVPTVVQYSNLPTKERLVPREVPRRVINAININHEFDLLDVRFHELGDVVDAFVVCESNFTAYGEPRPLKFREMLTNGTFEYIRHKVLYVFLDHFPLGGRQDGWIADDYLRTFLTQDGVSRLRNLRPDDVFIIDDADEIPARDGVLFLKLYDGWTEPFAFHMRKSLYGFFWKQPGTLEVVSGCTVDMLQTVYGLDGIRLRRRQYYTMPNFRQYENRTGHILVQWSLGSPLHFAGWHCSWCFTPEGIYFKLVSAQNGDFPRWGDYEDKRDLNYIRSLIRTGGWFDGTQQEYPPADPSEHMYAPKYLLKNYNQFRYLLDNPYQEPKSTAAGGRRNKGSEGRPPARGKLDVVEG, encoded by the coding sequence ATGAAGATGAAACGCTACAAGCTGTTTCTCATGTTCTGTATGGCCGGCCTGTGTCTCATCTCCTTCCTGCACTTCTTTAAGACCCTGTCCTATGTCACCTTCCCCCGCGAACTGGCCTCTCTCAGCCCTAACCTGGTGTCCAGCTTCTTCTGGAACAATGCCCCGGTCACACCCCAGGCCAGCCCAGAGCCGGGTAGCCCCGACCTGCTGCGGACCCCGCTCTATTCCCACTCACCCCTGCTCCAGCCGCTGTCGCCGAGCAAGGCCACGGAGGAGCTCCACCGGATGGACTTCGTGCTGCCCGAGGACACCACCGAGTACTTCGTCCGCACCAAGGCCGGGGGCGTCTGCTTCAAGCCAGGTACCAAGATGCTGGAGAAACCCCCATCGGGGCGACCAGAGGAGAAGATGGAGGCGGGCGACGGCGCGTCGTCGTCGTCGTCGGCACGGGGCCCGGGCCGGCAGCTGCTGAGCGCCCGGGAGCGAGCAGGGGGCCGCGGCGGTGCGCGGCGCAAGTGGGTGGAGTGCGTGTGCCTCCCGGGCTGGCACGGGCCGAGTTGTGGCGTGCCCACCGTGGTGCAGTACTCCAACCTGCCCACCAAGGAGCGCCTGGTGCCCCGGGAGGTGCCGCGACGGGTCATCAACGCCATCAACATCAACCACGAGTTCGACTTGCTGGACGTGCGCTTCCACGAGCTGGGCGACGTGGTGGACGCCTTCGTGGTGTGCGAGTCCAACTTCACGGCGTACGGGGAGCCGCGGCCGCTCAAGTTCCGCGAGATGCTGACCAACGGCACCTTCGAGTACATCCGGCACAAGGTGCTGTACGTCTTCCTGGACCACTTCCCGCTGGGCGGGCGGCAGGACGGCTGGATCGCCGACGACTACCTGCGCACCTTCTTGACGCAGGACGGCGTGTCGCGGCTGCGCAACCTGCGGCCGGACGACGTCTTCATCATTGACGACGCCGACGAGATCCCCGCGCGCGACGGCGTGCTATTCCTCAAGCTCTACGACGGCTGGACGGAGCCCTTCGCCTTCCACATGCGCAAGTCTCTGTACGGCTTCTTCTGGAAGCAGCCGGGCACCCTGGAGGTGGTGTCGGGCTGCACGGTGGACATGCTGCAGACGGTGTACGGGCTGGACGGCATCCGCCTGCGCCGCCGCCAGTACTACACCATGCCCAACTTCCGCCAGTACGAGAACCGCACGGGCCACATCCTGGTGCAGTGGTCGCTAGGCAGCCCCCTGCACTTCGCCGGCTGGCACTGCTCCTGGTGCTTCACGCCCGAGGGCATCTACTTCAAGCTGGTGTCAGCCCAGAACGGCGACTTCCCCCGCTGGGGCGACTACGAGGACAAGCGGGACCTCAACTACATCCGGAGCCTGATCCGCACGGGGGGCTGGTTCGACGGCACGCAGCAGGAGTACCCACCGGCCGACCCCAGCGAGCACATGTACGCCCCCAAATACCTGCTGAAGAACTACAACCAGTTCCGCTACCTGCTGGACAACCCCTACCAGGAGCCCAAGAGCACAGCGGCCGGTGGGCGGCGGAACAAGGGTTCGGAGGGAAGGCCACCCGCCAGGGGCAAATTGGATGTGGTTGAAGGCTAA